CGGTATGCCCGATGCGACGCATCTTCAGTAAACGTCGTACTGCGTCTACCACATCATGAGAGGTCATCCCCCCAGGCTTATTGATATTTAAAACTCCGCTGAGTTCCATCGCTCGCACCAAAGTTTCCTCAGACAATAGCCGTCAGCCTCGAATAAAGCAGGGGACATATCAGAAGAACCGGTAGCTGACCGCTGAAAGCCGATCGTTTGGTCAGCATTACATTTTGTGCGCCGTAGCGAGACGGCGCCTCATGGAGTGTTACGCGGAGATGACCGATGCGGAAGTTAATCCTCGTTTTCTCGCCCGCAGACGTTCGACGGTCTCCCAAGGCACCTCTACTCCTCCCAACTCGGCATCCGCAACAACTCCACCACCATGAAAATCGCTCCCACCAGTAGGCACGAGCCGATAGTGCCTGGCGACGGCAAGCAGGGACGCTGAAATTTCTGGAGTATACCTCTTGTAGTACACCTCGATCCCTTGGAGACCGGCCTCTACCATCATCGGCAGCAGTCGCTCCAGGTCCAGGCGGTAATCGCTCGCCCCTACGATAATCGGGTGCGCCAGCGCGGGCACACCTTGAGCCTCCCTGATCAAACCGATCGCCTCCTGTGGGGTGAGCTTCGGTCCCTCAACGTAGCCAGGGCCCCCTCGTCTCAGGAAACGTGAGAATGCCTCATCTACCGACGCGACGACACCGCGCTCTACAAGGGCCTTGGCGATATGTGGCCGCCCCACCGATCCTCCGTCTGCAATAGCCATCACGCGGTCCCACTCGAGCGAATACCCGAGCGCGCCTAACCGTTCAACCATCGCGTGGCCTTGAGCGAGCCTATCCTCCCGCATTCGACGGAGAGCCTCTTGCAGGGACGGATCGCTCGCATCGAGCATGTAGCCCAGCACATGGATCTCGTCGCCGTCCAGGTTCGCGCTTATCTCGATCCCCGGGATCACCTCGATTGCGAGCCCTGAGGCAGCCTCTTGCGCCTCAGCAATCCCACCCATGCTGTCGTGGTCGGTCACGGCCATGACGCGGATCCCAATAAGGTCGGCGGCCTTCACCAACTCTTCCGGCCAAAGTGCGCCGTCAGAAGCCTTCGTATGAAGGTGCAAATCGACACGACTCGCCATCGTCACTGCTCCTTCGTCTCGGTAGCTTCGATCTGCCGAAACAGCTCAGCCATGTGCAGATCCTGCTCCAGGGAATCATCAAGCGAGAAGAGAAGTTCCGGGATGTAGCGCAAGCACAACCGACGTCCCAATTCTCCACGAAGAAAGCCGGCTGCACTCTTTAGGCCGATCAGCGCCTCCTGACGCTGTTTCTCCTCGCCTCCGATCGAGGCGATATAGACCCTCGCGTGCCGTAAATCTTCGCTTACCCTGACACGGGTGACAGTGGCACAACGGACCCTGGGATCTTTTACTGACTGCAAGATCAGGCAACTGATCTCTTCCTGTATCAGGGTATTTACGCGGTCGGCACGCCTGCCTTGCATCGTCATCCTCCCCGCGCCAACAGACCAAGGGCGTCAATGAGCCACCAGGTCGATCTCATAATCGAGGACCAGGGCATCGGCGTCAGTTTCGATGAGGTTCACTACTTTGGCCAGGGTCTCGTCCACCAGTCGAGAACTGTTGCTGACACAGGCAATCCCCAGCGTGGCGCGTTGCCATTCATCAAGACGATCCACCTCGGCGATGGAGACATTGAAGCGGCCCCGGATACGATCCTTGAGGCTCTTGACAACCCGCCGCTTACCCTTGAGGGAGTTGTTGCCGGCTAGGCGCAACTCAACGCGGCACGTTCCGACGGTCATAGCCAACACAGTTCAACGTTCAAGGTTCGATGTTTCAGATCGTCCTCAACGTTGAACATTGAACGTTGAACTTTTCTTAGAGTTTCTGCGCTACCGATTCAAGCTCGAAGATTTCCAGGATATCGCCGACTTTGATGTCGTTGAAGTTCATGAGGCCGATGCCGCACTCAAACCCGTTTTGCACCTCTCGGATATCCTCTTTAAAGCGGCGAAGCGATCCCACTCGCCCCTTGTGGACGACTTTGCCATCCCGAACTACACAGACCTGACTGTCCCGGTAGACCTTTCCCTCCACAACGAACGAACCGGCAATCGCTCCCATCTTGGGTACTTGAAAGACCTGGCGTACCTCTACGCGACCAATCGATCGCTCGATATACTTGGGCTCCAGCAGACCCTCCATCGCTTGCCTGATCTCGTTAATGGCATCATAGATCACAGTGTAGAGCCGAATGTCGACGCCTTCCTGCTCAGCCAGCTTCTGGACTTTTGGATCAGGCCGCACATGGAATCCTACAATAATAGCGTTCGAAGCTGACGCCAGCATCACATCGGTTTCGTTGATAGCGCCGACCGATGCGTGAATCACCTTCAACCTGACTGCCCCGGTACCAATCCGTCCAAGCGATTCGCGAAACGGCCCGATGGAACCCTGAACGTCCCCCTTGATAATTATTCGAAGTTCTTTAACCTCACCCTCCGCGATACGACGGTGTAAATCCTCCAGGGTGATGCGGTGCTTCGAGACGATCGTCTCCTCGCGATGTTTTTGCTGCCGACCGA
The nucleotide sequence above comes from Candidatus Methylomirabilis tolerans. Encoded proteins:
- a CDS encoding PHP domain-containing protein, with product MASRVDLHLHTKASDGALWPEELVKAADLIGIRVMAVTDHDSMGGIAEAQEAASGLAIEVIPGIEISANLDGDEIHVLGYMLDASDPSLQEALRRMREDRLAQGHAMVERLGALGYSLEWDRVMAIADGGSVGRPHIAKALVERGVVASVDEAFSRFLRRGGPGYVEGPKLTPQEAIGLIREAQGVPALAHPIIVGASDYRLDLERLLPMMVEAGLQGIEVYYKRYTPEISASLLAVARHYRLVPTGGSDFHGGGVVADAELGGVEVPWETVERLRARKRGLTSASVISA
- the rbfA gene encoding 30S ribosome-binding factor RbfA, yielding MTMQGRRADRVNTLIQEEISCLILQSVKDPRVRCATVTRVRVSEDLRHARVYIASIGGEEKQRQEALIGLKSAAGFLRGELGRRLCLRYIPELLFSLDDSLEQDLHMAELFRQIEATETKEQ
- a CDS encoding DUF503 domain-containing protein, producing the protein MTVGTCRVELRLAGNNSLKGKRRVVKSLKDRIRGRFNVSIAEVDRLDEWQRATLGIACVSNSSRLVDETLAKVVNLIETDADALVLDYEIDLVAH